The Streptococcus downei MFe28 DNA window TCGTCTTAGTGTCAGAAGATTTCTTTGCGACATCCTTGGCCTTAGCTGTCTTCTTAGCCTTTTTCTTAGGATTCTTAGCTTCTTTTTCCTCACGCTCTTGACGTTTCTGGGCTACCTTTTCCCGACGCTTATCTTCGCGTTCTTGCTTAGCCTTAAGCTTCTTGGCCATCTTTTCATCGTGGGCCTTCTTCTTATCAGCCTTGCGTTCAGCAATTCGGTCGTTGTAATCCGCCATAGCCTCGTCAGCCTCGACCTTGGCATGGGCCAATTTATCTTCTAGCTCAGCTATTTCTTTAGGCTGCTCTTGAGCCAAGAGGTCTTGATAAAAAGCAGCCTGGGTTGTGGCTTGATAAACAACTAAGATATACAAGCCCAGCATATAGAGTATTAGACAAAGACTTGCCCAGCCATTCTGATGGTTAAGCAAGAGAGCGACTGCTCCCCCACAAAGAGCAAGGGGGATTAAGGCCCAGCCCAAGAAACTTAGGCAAAGGAGGAAATAATCCTTCTTGTGGCCTTCCATCATCAGCTTACTCTTTGTAATGGCAGAGGTCGTTGTAATCCCCTTGTCTGCCTCCATATCATCCTTGAGAATAAAAAGCCCTTGCGAATAAGCCATAGCTTTCATGAACCCTGGTACAATCAAGAGAATTGTCCAAAGGAGGCTATAGATGACGGTCATAAGGACGACACCAAAAATACTGTCAAAGCGCTGTTCCTTAAAGGCGTAGGTCGCAGCCTCCCTAAAGGATTGCTTGCGTCCCCGAATCAATTCAAGGTAGGCGTAGGTCGCACCTGTACCAATCCCGATTGAAGCAAAGAAGGTAAATAGGACCAGCATTAAAAAGGCCATGACAATAAAAATCAGAACAATATTTGACGAGACTGTAAAGTCCGCTGTCGCTGCCTTCCAGACTAAGTCAATAACGCCCAGTAGAATACCAAAAACTAGGCTAAGGGCTAGGGTTGGTACCAAGAGGACACCAACAGCCCAAGGCCAATTCCCACGCAAGGCTGTTTTGGCTTGCTCTTTGAGTTCTTTTCTTGTTTTCACACTATGCTCCTTTATCGCATTTCTTGTCAAAAAATTATGAATACTACTATTTTATTACGCTTGGCAAGCCTTGTCAATGCAAAAAAGAGGCACCGAAGTACTCTGGTCCCCTCAAGTCCCTCTTGAAGGGCTCTTCTATCCCTAATTTTTTTCTGAAATTTTATGAAAACGACCGTAAATAAGACTGGCCAGCAAGACCTTGAGGCTATCTCCTGGAATAAAAGCTAGACTACTAGAGACGACTGCTGCAAAGAGGGGCATACCACTATAAACCGCTAAATATAGGCCACCAAGCAGGTCAACAAAGAGGACCCCTGCCAACCAGATAATAGCAAAGACCTTGAGGGGTGTCTTTTTTTGCAAGCCAGACAATCCCCAATCTATCAAAAGTGGGACAAAGAGCCAGGCCCAGACATAGCCCGCCGTAGGCCCAATGAAGACCTTTATCGTTGTAGAAAAGCCTGAAAAGGCAGGGATGACTAGACCAACCAGAAAGAGAAGAAGCACGGAGAGACTGCCTTTTTTTCCACCTAAAAGACAGCCAGCCAGCATAACACCTAAATTTTGCAGGACAATGGGGACTGGGATAAAGCCCAGCGGAATAGCTGGAATATAGCTGAGAACCACCAAGAGGGTGGTAATCATGGCTACAGCAACGATATCTTTGGTTTTCATGTTTCCCTCCTCGCTTAGTCATTGGAATGACTTTAAAGCGTCAGTTATAGCCTTCAATCTCAATTTCAGCAACTCTTTGACTGTCAATAGGAAGGCCAATCCGAGTTCTTATACTCTTCAAAAATCAAAACTATCCATCGTTAACTCACTTTCCCTATTTCCAACCTCAAAAGGTCTCCCAGACCTTTTGAGCTACCTACAGTTCGTTGCCTTGGCCATTTTTGATTTTTATTACCCGTGGTGCTAGTTAAAAAGTTACGAAAAAAGCCCAATTGGACTATACTGTAAGTGCAAAAATCAAACAGGAGGTTGTCCAAATGAGCCACTTACAGTATACCGCTAATTGTCATCACTTACAATATAAGGTGAAGCAATTGTCCAAAATTTGTCATTGGTTCTATCAAAACTATTGTCCAGAAGCTATTAAGCACCGACATAATGTCAAATTAGCTCATGTCTCCGATGAGTCCCTCTTAACCTTACTTGTCCTACAAGCAGAACTGGGAATTAAGTCACAACATCACTTTTACCAGATGTGTCATCTATTTTGCTTGGAAAAGAGACTCAAAAGAAGTCGCTTCAATCGTCGATCCCAAAATCTGATTTGGCTCATTCAGTTGATTCGACAAGGCCTGAACCAACAAATACCAGCAGATTCCATTGTCATTATTGATAGCTTTCCCTTGCCTCTTTGTCAACCCGTTCGCAATCATAGGGTCAAAATACTCAATGGGTTAGCGGATATTGGCTACAATGCTTCCAAGCAGATGTGGTTTTATGGCTTTAAAGTTCACATGTTAGTGACTTTATCGGGCTATATTTTGAACTATGTTGTCACGCCAGCCTCTGTTCATGATATCAGAGCTGTTGATGAATTACTTGAAAACTGTAGGCAACCGTTTATTCTAGGAGATTTAGGTTACCTTAGTCAGTCCCTTAAAGAGGAACTAAACAAGAGGGGCTATCACTTATGGACACCTTGGCGACAAAATATGCAGGGTTCAACTGAACACAACAACTGGAAGTTACTAGCCATGCGTAGAACCATTGAGACACGCTTTTCCGAGCTCTGTAGTTTGTTTGGAATCGAGCATACATGAGCCAGAGGTCTAGCTGGGATTCAGCTAATGCTAGAACAAATTATACTAACCTATAATCTGAGCTATTTTATTGTGAACTAGCACCACGGGTTTTTATTGAGTATTAGAAGCCCTTTTTTCCTATCCTAGCAGACTAGGAGTTTCTTGTCAACCTCTTTATCATTACAGGTTGACAAAAACCCAAAATAAAACTCCTCTTTTCGAGGAGCCTGTATTTAGAAATTGCGGCTATTTTTACCATAGCCATAGCGCTCAAGGAAATCTTGGCGGAATTCTAGAAGATTGTCATCCAAGATGGCCTGACGGACCTTATTCATAAGATTAACCAAGAAATAGAGATTATGGTAGCTGGTCAAGCGTAGGCCAAAAGTTTCATCCGCCTTGAGCAAGTGACGGATATAGGCCCGGCTATAGTTACGGC harbors:
- a CDS encoding DUF975 family protein codes for the protein MKTRKELKEQAKTALRGNWPWAVGVLLVPTLALSLVFGILLGVIDLVWKAATADFTVSSNIVLIFIVMAFLMLVLFTFFASIGIGTGATYAYLELIRGRKQSFREAATYAFKEQRFDSIFGVVLMTVIYSLLWTILLIVPGFMKAMAYSQGLFILKDDMEADKGITTTSAITKSKLMMEGHKKDYFLLCLSFLGWALIPLALCGGAVALLLNHQNGWASLCLILYMLGLYILVVYQATTQAAFYQDLLAQEQPKEIAELEDKLAHAKVEADEAMADYNDRIAERKADKKKAHDEKMAKKLKAKQEREDKRREKVAQKRQEREEKEAKNPKKKAKKTAKAKDVAKKSSDTKTTDKSAKESTKAKSRAKKVSQKVDQPADKTKESEAEKTKETAKKPETKGTKSNHSSSKKPKSKSKKKKGKKRR
- a CDS encoding biotin transporter BioY, which produces MKTKDIVAVAMITTLLVVLSYIPAIPLGFIPVPIVLQNLGVMLAGCLLGGKKGSLSVLLLFLVGLVIPAFSGFSTTIKVFIGPTAGYVWAWLFVPLLIDWGLSGLQKKTPLKVFAIIWLAGVLFVDLLGGLYLAVYSGMPLFAAVVSSSLAFIPGDSLKVLLASLIYGRFHKISEKN